One Acinetobacter pullicarnis genomic region harbors:
- a CDS encoding F0F1 ATP synthase subunit B, producing the protein MNINLTLIGQAIAFAVFVAFCMKFVWPPLINAISERQRRIADGLNAAEKAKADLADAQAQVKQEIDAAKAQAAQLIEQANRRGAQLVEEARTQASAEGERIRQQAKEAVDLEINTAREELRQQVAALAVIGAEKILNQQVDEAAHNAMLTQLAAKL; encoded by the coding sequence ATGAATATTAACCTCACATTGATTGGCCAAGCGATTGCGTTTGCGGTTTTTGTCGCATTCTGCATGAAGTTTGTATGGCCACCACTAATCAATGCGATTAGTGAACGTCAGCGTCGTATTGCTGATGGCTTAAATGCTGCAGAAAAAGCGAAAGCTGATCTTGCTGATGCGCAAGCACAAGTTAAGCAAGAAATCGATGCGGCAAAAGCACAAGCGGCTCAATTGATCGAACAAGCGAACCGTCGTGGAGCACAATTGGTAGAAGAAGCACGCACTCAAGCATCTGCTGAAGGTGAGCGCATCCGTCAACAAGCGAAAGAAGCTGTTGACCTCGAAATCAATACTGCTCGTGAAGAACTCCGTCAACAAGTTGCTGCACTTGCAGTGATTGGTGCAGAGAAAATTCTAAACCAACAAGTTGATGAAGCTGCACACAATGCAATGCTCACTCAGCTGGCTGCTAAACTTTAA
- the znuC gene encoding zinc ABC transporter ATP-binding protein ZnuC, producing MHSKQLSPALIELKQISVRIDERDIIKNIDFSLQKNEIITLIGPNGAGKSTLIKVILGITQPSSGQIIKNKKLKMAYVPQKFNPSHSLPLRVKDLLNLEQCDPAIKAEIIRDTGIGKLKDAKVQQLSGGERQRTLLARALLRQPDILVLDEPMQGLDIQSEAELYAYVRSLPERYGCAILIVSHDLQWVMQGTQRVVCLNKHICCSGLPEHIQQDPAYLALFGNQRAFYQHHHDHCAHGDSAVPCQHDARPHIHPEPEI from the coding sequence GTGCACTCAAAACAGCTAAGCCCAGCGCTCATTGAACTCAAACAGATCAGTGTGCGTATTGATGAGCGAGACATCATCAAAAATATTGATTTTTCATTACAAAAAAATGAAATCATCACGCTCATTGGCCCCAACGGGGCAGGCAAATCCACCTTAATAAAAGTCATCTTGGGCATTACTCAGCCCAGTTCTGGCCAAATCATTAAAAATAAAAAACTTAAAATGGCCTATGTACCACAGAAATTCAATCCTTCACATAGTCTGCCGTTAAGAGTAAAAGATTTACTCAATCTGGAACAATGCGACCCCGCCATCAAAGCAGAAATTATTCGAGATACTGGCATTGGCAAATTAAAAGATGCCAAGGTTCAGCAGCTTTCTGGTGGTGAACGCCAACGTACCTTACTGGCACGTGCCCTGCTTCGACAACCGGACATTTTGGTTCTTGATGAACCCATGCAAGGCCTTGATATCCAATCTGAAGCAGAACTTTATGCTTATGTGCGTAGCCTGCCTGAACGTTATGGCTGCGCCATTCTGATTGTGTCGCATGATCTACAATGGGTGATGCAAGGAACACAGCGTGTGGTTTGTCTAAATAAACATATCTGTTGCAGTGGTCTACCAGAACACATCCAACAAGATCCTGCATATTTGGCACTGTTTGGCAATCAGCGTGCTTTTTACCAACATCACCATGATCATTGTGCACACGGTGACAGTGCTGTGCCTTGTCAGCATGATGCACGCCCACACATTCACCCAGAGCCGGAAATTTAA
- the atpB gene encoding F0F1 ATP synthase subunit A gives MMATEHALTSTEYIKHHLTNMTYGKMPDGTWKLAETAKEAQEMGFTAIHLDSMGWSIGLGFIFCLLFWMVARAAKAGVPTKFQSAVEMIIEFVDSSVRDTFHGKSRLIAPLALTIFVWIFLMNLMDLMPIDFIPHLATLIGSNVFGMDPHSVYFKIVPTTDPNVTLGMSLSVFALILFYSIREKGIGGFVGELALNPFNPKNKFLKALLIPFNLLLELVTFLARPISLALRLFGNMYAGELIFILIALLPFWIQWALSVPWAIFHILIITLQAFIFMMLTIVYLSMASEKH, from the coding sequence ATTATGGCTACTGAACATGCCCTTACTTCGACCGAGTATATTAAGCACCACTTGACCAACATGACCTATGGCAAAATGCCAGACGGTACATGGAAATTGGCTGAGACTGCGAAAGAAGCTCAAGAGATGGGGTTCACTGCAATTCACTTGGATTCAATGGGTTGGTCTATAGGCCTTGGTTTCATTTTCTGCTTGTTATTCTGGATGGTGGCTAGAGCTGCAAAAGCTGGTGTCCCAACCAAATTTCAATCTGCTGTTGAAATGATTATTGAGTTTGTAGATTCAAGCGTACGTGACACCTTCCATGGTAAATCGCGTTTGATTGCACCTTTGGCGCTCACCATTTTCGTGTGGATTTTCCTCATGAACTTGATGGATTTAATGCCAATCGATTTTATTCCACATCTTGCTACGCTGATTGGTAGTAATGTATTTGGAATGGATCCACATAGCGTGTATTTCAAAATTGTACCAACGACAGATCCGAACGTCACTTTAGGGATGTCTTTGTCTGTATTTGCCCTGATTCTTTTTTACAGTATTCGTGAAAAAGGCATTGGTGGTTTTGTTGGTGAGTTGGCGCTTAACCCATTTAATCCAAAAAATAAATTTTTGAAAGCATTATTGATTCCATTTAACTTGTTATTGGAATTGGTCACCTTTCTTGCACGTCCAATCTCATTGGCACTCCGACTGTTCGGTAACATGTATGCAGGTGAGTTAATCTTCATCCTCATCGCGTTATTACCATTCTGGATTCAATGGGCATTGTCTGTGCCATGGGCAATCTTCCATATTTTGATTATTACCCTGCAAGCTTTTATTTTTATGATGCTTACTATTGTTTATCTAAGCATGGCAAGCGAAAAGCATTAA
- a CDS encoding LysE family translocator: MSFQMWLAFMLACWLISVSPGAGAIASMSSGLNEGMPRAYWNILGLQLALVVQVGIVAAGVGVLFATTPWAFQLIKWFGVIYLLYLAYQQWSAPVQNIQIQQSQQSSAFKIMLRGFIVNMSNPKAIIFLLAVLPQFLDWSKPRWIQYGQMTITMVVVDVLVMSVYSGLAAKVLSLLKTPKQQRYLNRSFAVLFSCAALVLSMVHQAT; encoded by the coding sequence ATGTCTTTTCAAATGTGGTTGGCATTTATGTTGGCGTGTTGGCTGATTAGTGTCTCGCCAGGTGCGGGTGCAATCGCATCAATGTCAAGTGGTCTTAATGAGGGTATGCCACGTGCCTATTGGAATATTCTAGGTTTACAGTTGGCACTGGTCGTGCAAGTGGGCATTGTCGCGGCAGGGGTTGGGGTATTGTTTGCAACCACACCGTGGGCATTTCAGTTGATTAAGTGGTTTGGGGTTATATATTTACTGTATTTGGCCTATCAACAGTGGTCTGCACCAGTACAAAATATTCAGATTCAACAGTCGCAACAGAGCAGTGCGTTCAAAATCATGTTACGCGGATTTATTGTCAATATGAGTAATCCTAAAGCGATTATTTTTTTATTGGCAGTCTTACCGCAGTTCCTTGATTGGTCTAAACCGCGTTGGATTCAATACGGGCAAATGACCATCACCATGGTGGTGGTGGATGTTCTGGTGATGTCGGTTTATTCAGGTTTGGCTGCCAAGGTTTTAAGCTTACTTAAAACCCCGAAACAACAGCGCTATTTGAATCGCAGTTTTGCGGTGCTATTTAGTTGCGCTGCGCTGGTGCTAAGTATGGTGCATCAAGCCACTTAA
- a CDS encoding transcriptional repressor gives MHACSHEHHETLHGVHDHHDTETRLIEAEQLCAIAGARLTPLRKEVLELILNSAGPVGAYDLLSKLKSASERPAAPPTVYRTLDFLLEKGLIHRLTSINAYIPCCHPRAGHQAAFLICTQCRVVKEASAPGLIQQLDQLADSDHFNAHHRIIEISGICQQCTQNS, from the coding sequence ATGCACGCATGTTCACATGAACATCACGAGACATTGCATGGTGTGCATGATCATCATGATACTGAAACTCGCCTTATAGAAGCTGAACAACTGTGCGCAATTGCTGGCGCTAGACTCACCCCACTGCGTAAAGAAGTATTGGAACTTATTCTAAATTCAGCTGGACCTGTCGGTGCTTATGATCTTTTGTCCAAACTCAAAAGTGCATCTGAACGACCAGCAGCCCCCCCAACGGTATATCGCACCTTAGATTTTCTATTAGAAAAAGGCTTGATCCATCGTCTAACCTCTATTAATGCCTACATTCCTTGTTGTCATCCGCGTGCGGGACACCAAGCAGCCTTCTTAATTTGTACGCAGTGTCGTGTTGTCAAAGAAGCTTCAGCGCCAGGCCTAATTCAACAGCTTGATCAGCTTGCAGATTCTGATCATTTCAATGCACATCACCGTATTATTGAAATATCAGGAATTTGTCAGCAGTGCACTCAAAACAGCTAA
- a CDS encoding metal ABC transporter solute-binding protein, Zn/Mn family produces MLRCAVLFLSLFWFVPAWAQGKLLVSTHPIYLIAKEITKGVEEPELLLKNQTGHDVQLTPANRKSIQSAELIIWVGKEHEAPLEKLLHNQNKAISILNSGIIQALPLRNTRGAALKNTVDTHVWLDPNNAVRIGFFIAALRSQQHPENKALYWDNARKFAKEMLLVSKQFNATSNAKPYWAFHDAYQYLERPLNLKFAGALTDDPHVAVTLGQIKYLNDTRPYTKMCLLAESNASPSQYQKLGQIAFQKVDENLSEQQRFVGAWKQLAQETQRCVSDARK; encoded by the coding sequence ATGTTACGCTGTGCTGTGCTGTTTCTAAGTCTGTTTTGGTTTGTCCCTGCTTGGGCACAAGGCAAACTGCTGGTATCCACTCATCCTATATACTTGATTGCTAAAGAGATCACTAAAGGGGTTGAAGAGCCTGAGCTACTTTTAAAAAATCAGACCGGACATGATGTGCAATTAACTCCAGCCAATCGTAAGTCGATTCAGAGTGCTGAGCTGATTATTTGGGTGGGTAAAGAACACGAAGCACCACTTGAAAAGTTACTCCACAATCAAAATAAAGCGATTTCAATTTTAAATTCAGGCATTATTCAAGCCTTACCTTTGCGTAACACCCGTGGTGCCGCACTCAAAAATACGGTTGATACCCATGTTTGGTTGGACCCCAATAATGCAGTGCGAATCGGCTTTTTTATTGCAGCATTACGGTCACAGCAACATCCTGAAAATAAAGCGCTCTATTGGGATAATGCAAGAAAGTTTGCCAAAGAAATGTTGTTGGTATCTAAACAATTTAATGCGACAAGCAATGCAAAACCTTATTGGGCTTTCCATGATGCCTATCAATATTTAGAACGGCCGCTAAACCTTAAATTTGCGGGTGCATTAACCGATGATCCGCATGTTGCTGTAACACTTGGTCAAATTAAGTACCTCAATGACACTCGACCCTATACCAAAATGTGTTTGTTGGCTGAGTCAAATGCCAGTCCAAGTCAGTATCAAAAACTGGGTCAGATTGCATTTCAAAAGGTGGATGAAAATTTATCTGAACAGCAGCGGTTTGTTGGGGCTTGGAAACAGTTGGCTCAAGAAACACAGCGTTGTGTGAGCGATGCACGAAAATAA
- the znuB gene encoding zinc ABC transporter permease subunit ZnuB, with the protein MMDWLALLLPAWLMGSLLVFLTAPLGCLMLWRRMSFFADTMAHGTLLGVALAAALSLPMWIGVAFLALLLVGILWVLHDPRLPNDALLALCSSTLLCAGLLFIQHIPSLRPELLSYLFGDLLNIEWADLPVFALVIGLALLVLFKFWRAQIQVAIDPDIAISEGVNAAAQRLIFMLLLALFTVLALRAVGSLLMGALLVIPALTARLLAHSPKQMILITFVVAQLAITIGLWSSAAINISSGLSIVLCMALLFAVVFAIQKIKHIAT; encoded by the coding sequence ATGATGGATTGGTTAGCACTATTATTACCTGCATGGTTAATGGGCAGTTTATTGGTTTTTCTGACTGCACCACTCGGTTGCTTAATGTTGTGGCGTCGAATGTCCTTTTTTGCAGACACCATGGCGCATGGCACTTTACTGGGGGTTGCGCTTGCGGCCGCACTCAGTCTGCCCATGTGGATTGGCGTGGCTTTTTTAGCCCTACTTTTGGTTGGTATCTTATGGGTTCTACATGACCCGCGCCTGCCCAATGACGCACTCTTGGCGCTATGCTCATCTACTTTGCTTTGTGCAGGCTTGCTGTTTATTCAGCATATTCCTAGCCTTAGACCAGAACTGCTCAGTTACTTATTTGGTGACTTACTCAATATTGAATGGGCAGACTTGCCGGTTTTTGCCTTGGTGATTGGCCTAGCCCTGTTGGTGCTATTCAAGTTTTGGAGAGCCCAAATTCAAGTGGCAATTGATCCAGATATCGCAATTAGCGAAGGCGTCAATGCAGCAGCGCAACGTTTGATTTTTATGCTACTTTTAGCTTTATTTACCGTCTTGGCCTTGCGCGCTGTTGGCTCGCTATTGATGGGTGCCTTACTGGTGATTCCTGCACTTACCGCACGTCTTTTGGCGCACTCACCAAAGCAAATGATTTTGATCACATTTGTTGTGGCCCAACTGGCAATTACCATCGGCCTTTGGTCAAGTGCTGCAATTAATATTTCTAGTGGGCTAAGTATTGTCCTGTGTATGGCTCTGCTTTTTGCGGTGGTCTTTGCTATTCAAAAAATCAAACACATCGCAACTTAA
- a CDS encoding F0F1 ATP synthase subunit delta — protein sequence MAELLTLARPYAKAAFAYASEQGATDSWSNALQILSAAVEDEEFSAYLNRPELTPIEQVSIFAKILGEQQSVAVSNFLTLLADNSRLTLLPEIAVEYEQLKSQNNNTVDVVIESAFPLNAEQEQLLSQALVKRLNCAVNVSVEVNKALIAGVVIRAGDQVIDDSALNKLEKMRTRLLS from the coding sequence ATGGCTGAACTCTTGACGTTGGCACGCCCGTACGCCAAAGCAGCATTTGCTTATGCTTCAGAGCAAGGTGCCACTGACAGTTGGTCTAATGCGTTACAAATACTCAGCGCTGCGGTTGAAGACGAAGAATTTTCGGCTTATTTAAATCGCCCTGAGTTAACGCCTATTGAGCAAGTAAGTATTTTTGCGAAAATTTTAGGTGAGCAACAATCTGTAGCCGTGTCAAACTTTTTGACACTTCTTGCAGACAATAGTCGTTTGACTTTGCTTCCTGAAATTGCCGTGGAATATGAGCAGCTTAAGTCTCAAAATAACAATACTGTTGATGTCGTTATTGAATCAGCATTTCCACTGAACGCAGAACAAGAGCAACTCCTTTCTCAAGCACTCGTTAAACGCTTGAACTGTGCTGTGAATGTCAGCGTTGAAGTGAACAAGGCATTAATTGCTGGTGTTGTTATTCGTGCAGGCGACCAAGTGATAGATGACTCTGCGCTTAACAAGCTTGAAAAAATGCGGACTCGCCTTCTGAGCTAA
- the atpE gene encoding F0F1 ATP synthase subunit C — protein MELGLGLVAIAAAILIAFGALGTAIGFGLLGGRFLEAVARQPELAPQLQTRMFLIAGLLDAVPMIGVGIGLFFIFANPFVG, from the coding sequence ATGGAACTAGGTCTTGGTCTTGTTGCGATTGCAGCTGCTATCTTAATCGCGTTTGGTGCTTTAGGTACTGCAATTGGTTTTGGTCTTTTGGGTGGTCGCTTCCTTGAAGCTGTTGCTCGTCAACCAGAATTAGCTCCACAACTACAAACGCGTATGTTCTTAATCGCAGGTCTTCTTGATGCTGTGCCTATGATCGGTGTTGGTATTGGCTTGTTCTTCATCTTCGCTAATCCGTTTGTAGGTTAA
- a CDS encoding alpha/beta fold hydrolase produces MDLLFLPGASGQTEFWQPVVTALSAYPAKRIVAYPSFAGYPADPEVNSFESLQAYVIDQVTAPSVLIAQSMGGIFAVQAALQKSQQIKGLVLVATSGGIDLSAFSAQDWREEYQQAFDLPDWFAVTKSQGVAQALAQIRCPVLLIWGDQDPISPVTVGQYLAQQLHDAQLHIVTTGEHDLAKVHATQVSALIATFLETIV; encoded by the coding sequence CTGGATTTATTGTTTTTGCCGGGTGCATCGGGGCAAACTGAATTTTGGCAGCCCGTCGTGACAGCGCTAAGCGCATATCCTGCGAAACGTATCGTTGCTTATCCGAGCTTTGCCGGCTATCCAGCAGATCCCGAAGTGAACAGCTTTGAAAGCCTACAAGCGTATGTGATTGATCAAGTGACGGCACCAAGCGTATTGATTGCACAGTCCATGGGCGGGATTTTTGCAGTGCAGGCGGCTTTACAAAAATCGCAGCAAATTAAAGGCTTGGTCTTGGTTGCGACCTCTGGTGGCATTGATCTCAGTGCTTTTTCTGCCCAAGATTGGCGTGAGGAATATCAACAGGCTTTTGACTTGCCAGACTGGTTCGCGGTTACCAAAAGCCAAGGGGTTGCACAGGCATTAGCGCAAATCCGTTGCCCTGTATTACTGATTTGGGGGGATCAAGATCCTATCAGCCCAGTAACGGTAGGGCAATATTTAGCGCAACAACTGCACGATGCACAGTTGCATATTGTTACAACGGGGGAGCATGACCTCGCCAAAGTGCATGCAACGCAGGTCAGTGCACTGATTGCTACTTTTTTGGAAACGATTGTTTGA
- a CDS encoding Dyp-type peroxidase has translation MTAQSVILPLPSTHARFIVLNLKHLPIERLKEKITDLLSTQARLITQHPDAEVKTAIAFGPQLWAQLHSETPNGFKQLENIQGSFTMPVTPADVLIHIASARADLCFALSQCFFDGIQDQVELLDERVCFRYLDGRDLTGFIDGTENPQFPDDRAETALLGDDAGIFATGAFVFAQRYVHDLAKWKKLKVDAQENVIGRSKLESIEMTDEVKPKNAHIARVVIEDDAGEEQEILRHSLPYGDGQGEQGLFFIAYTNDLAIIDQMLQHMFGTTGDGIHDRLLHFVTAVDGAYYFAPSSELLDQVLAS, from the coding sequence ATGACCGCCCAATCTGTAATTTTGCCTTTACCTTCCACGCATGCGCGTTTCATCGTTTTAAACTTAAAGCATTTACCGATTGAGCGCCTCAAAGAAAAAATAACCGATCTACTCAGCACACAAGCACGTTTAATCACTCAACACCCAGATGCTGAAGTTAAAACTGCGATTGCCTTTGGACCACAACTTTGGGCGCAACTCCACTCAGAAACACCAAATGGATTCAAGCAATTAGAAAATATTCAGGGCAGCTTTACAATGCCAGTCACGCCTGCCGATGTGTTGATCCACATCGCTAGCGCACGTGCAGACCTGTGTTTTGCACTGAGCCAATGTTTTTTTGATGGCATCCAAGATCAGGTGGAGCTCCTCGATGAACGAGTTTGCTTCCGTTATTTGGATGGCCGTGATCTAACCGGCTTTATAGATGGTACTGAAAACCCGCAATTCCCTGATGATCGTGCAGAAACAGCCTTGCTTGGTGACGATGCAGGTATTTTTGCTACCGGCGCTTTTGTCTTTGCCCAACGTTATGTCCATGACTTAGCAAAATGGAAAAAATTAAAAGTCGATGCGCAAGAAAATGTCATTGGCCGCTCAAAACTTGAAAGTATTGAAATGACAGATGAAGTTAAGCCGAAAAATGCACATATTGCTCGGGTGGTGATTGAAGATGATGCGGGTGAAGAACAAGAAATCCTTAGACACTCGCTCCCCTATGGTGATGGTCAAGGTGAACAAGGGCTGTTTTTTATTGCTTATACCAACGACTTAGCAATCATTGATCAAATGCTACAACATATGTTTGGTACAACGGGTGATGGCATTCATGACCGCTTACTACACTTTGTGACTGCAGTGGATGGTGCTTACTATTTTGCACCAAGCAGCGAATTACTAGATCAAGTCTTAGCATCTTGA
- a CDS encoding ATP synthase subunit I, translated as MSRPSRLIDRRLAKALVLLQAFMIPVSALIAWMVKDSTAAISAALGALVCWLASCYFSWQSFRAAGAKASQQILSNMYRGMLGKFAIVIVGFILILNNVEPLAPVALFCGFILVQTMSWIAPYCISRLQQRV; from the coding sequence ATGAGCCGACCTAGTCGCTTGATTGACCGACGATTAGCGAAAGCTTTGGTCTTATTGCAAGCATTTATGATTCCAGTTTCAGCCTTAATTGCATGGATGGTTAAAGATTCAACTGCAGCAATCAGTGCCGCACTCGGTGCATTGGTCTGTTGGCTAGCAAGTTGTTATTTTTCCTGGCAGTCGTTTCGCGCCGCGGGTGCAAAGGCATCGCAGCAAATACTGTCGAATATGTATCGAGGCATGCTGGGGAAGTTTGCCATTGTGATCGTTGGATTTATTTTAATTTTAAACAATGTTGAGCCTTTAGCACCAGTGGCATTGTTTTGTGGCTTTATTCTCGTACAAACCATGTCTTGGATTGCACCGTATTGCATCTCTCGACTACAACAACGAGTTTGA